The Acidobacteriota bacterium genomic interval TTCAACGTCCAGTCTCTAATAGACCAAACTGATCCGAAAATCAGGGACGTCGTCGTTTCGGTCTCCGGACACAGCGTCATCACGGACAAGTTTACTATTGATAAGAAAACCGGTCCCGAGGCCGAGCAGGCGATCCTGTTTGAAACGGAACAGCGGGCCCCGTTTGACGTCGACGACGTCAGCCTCGACTACCACGTTATCAAGACCGATGACGAGATCAACAAGATGGACATTCTCCTGGTCGCGGCCCGGAGAGAGTTTCTCAGGATGTACCTCGAGTTGATCGAGGACTGCGGCCTGCATCCCATGATCGTCGACGACGACGCCTTCGCCATCTTCAACGCCTACGAGTGCAACTACGAGGTGGATCCCACGCGCGTTACGGCACTGGTCAATATCGGCCACGACGTCACCAACGTCACGTACCTTTCGGACGGCTTGTTCGCCGCCACCAGGGACGTTTCGGCGGGTACCCGCGAGATTTTTGACGCCGTCCAGAAAGAGTTCCGGCTCAACCCCGAACTGACCTCCAAGGCTATGAAGGGTGAGATGTCGGATTCGATTGACCAGGATATGTTCAAGGCCACCGTGGTTTCGGCAACCGAGGAGCTGATTTCGGGTATCGAGCTGGCCTTCTCCTACTTCAAGTCCCAGACCAAGATTGAACATATCGACTGGCTGGTGCTCTCCGGCGGCGGCGCTCTGGTGCCGTACTTGCCGGAATACGTTCAGTCCAAACTGAACGTGCCGCTGGAACTGGCCAACCCGTTACGGAACATTGACTACGACCCCGAACTCTTCCAGTACCTTCAGCCCGAGAAAATCGCGCCGCTGCTGACGGTGGCGGTTGGCCTGGCGATGCGGAAAGTGAGGTAGGCAACTATGATAGAAATAAATCTGCTCCCCAAAGAATACCTCAAGCGCACCCGCGCCTTTTCGCTGAGCAAAGCCGGCAAATACGTGGCCGCCGGTGCGGCCGGAGTAGTGGTTATTCTCGCGGGCATCACGTTTTACCAGATACACGAACTGAACAAACTCGAGGATAACATCGAACGGGCCAACCGGCGCGCTGACATGCTTCGCCAGGACATTCAAATGGTCGATGCGCTGATCGACGTGAAGGAGAAGATCACCAGCCGGATGGCGGCCGTGGAGAAGCTGGATCGCCACCGGTCCGCCTGGGTTCGTATCCTGGAGGATCTGGCGCGCAACGTTCCGGAGTTCGTGTGGCTGAACGCATGCCGGGAGAAGCCGGCACCGTCGATCGCGGCCGATTCGACGGCCGCAATGACGACCGACGAAACGGCGTCGATGCGTACCGCTGAGGTCGAAGGGTACTCCTTTACCCTCAACGCCCTGGCCGCGTTCATGATAAAGATGATGCGCTCCGAGTACTTCGATGACGTTGAACTGGTATCGGCCGACGAGGTCTCCTTCGATGAAGCCGGTCAGGCCGCTTCGACCAGCCAGCGGATACAGAAAGGCCAGAAGGCCTATGGTTTCGTCCTGACCTGCAGTGTCCACTACCTGTCCGAGGAAGAACTGCGCAACCTCATCGCCAACGCCGATCAGCCGGATAAGCCGAGTACCTCAACGACGAGCCACCGACAGCTTAACTAGGGAAGTGACTATTATGGATTTCAAGGATTCCAAAACGCAGAAACTGGCGATCGCCATCCTGGCCTTTTTCATAGTCACGTACTTCTGGTACTCCCGGGCGTTCTCGCTTTACAACAACAGCATCGAAACGAAGAACCAGGAGTTTGAGACCATTACCACCAACCTCCGCAACGTGGAGATGAAGGCCAAGTCCCTCGACGCCCTGCAACTGGAGTACGCCGACCTGGTCGGCCGCTATCATGAAATCGAAGCGCTGCTGCCCGAGGTAAAGCAGGTGCCCTCGTTGCTCGTGCAGATGCACACGGCCTCGTCCCTGACCGGGACCAAGATCACCAAGGTGCAACCGCTGACAATTGAATCCGAGGATTTCTATAATGTGGCGCCGTTTGCGGTGGAGATGGTCGGTACCTACCACGATTTCGGCCGGTTCATAAGCTATGTCGCCAATTTCCCCTTCATCGCCAACGTCGAGCGACTTCAGATCAAGGCCCAGGATGCCGTCGTGGCCAACGCCATGATCGAGGAGGATCGCCCGGTCGAACTTGGCCGCAAGAAGGAAACCATAACCGCCAGCTTTGTGCTCTCCACATACTTCGTGAAGGAACATGAACGGCTTGAGGATCTGGTGCTTTAGGAGACGAAGATACCATGAAACGTTGTGCTTGCATACTTCTGATCGGAATGTTCCTGGCCGCGGGTAACCTGTATGCTGCGCGTGTCACGAACGTCGAGCTGTCTCATGAGAACGGCGCCACGGTGGCCAGCATAAAGTTGGACGGCTCGATTCGGTACATGCATCAGACCGAGGTTCCCAAGGACGGTAAACCGTACCGCGTTATTGTCGACGTTCTGGCCGCGACGCACGACCTGGGCGCCTGGGAGTTTACGGACCTGCCGAAATGCCCGGTCGTCCGCATCCGCACGAGCCAGTACGCGGTAAAGCCCGAGAAAATCGTCCGCCTTGTCTTTGACATGGCGGGCTCGCCCCTGTACCGCATTGAGACCGACAAGGAGGCGATACGGGTGACGTTCACGGACAAAAACGTCGCGCCGTTCGCCGCCTGGTCCAGTTCGACTTCGCAGGCTGTAACCGGCCGTTTCAGCGCCCCCGTGACCTCCGGCCGACCGTCGGTATCGGCTGCTGAGGAGAATACTGCCATCGACAGGGATCGGCTGGCCAGCCTGACTTCGGCGGAGAAGCCGCGCCCGGACGCCGCTGCGGTCAAGGGGAAAGCGGCCGGGCAAAAACCCTCCGGCGCGTCCGTCAAGGCGAGTTCAAAGACTGATCTCCCGTCGCCCGCAAAGGCCTCAAAGGGTACCGCCGCTATCCGGCCCGCCGCGCCC includes:
- a CDS encoding PilN domain-containing protein, which codes for MIEINLLPKEYLKRTRAFSLSKAGKYVAAGAAGVVVILAGITFYQIHELNKLEDNIERANRRADMLRQDIQMVDALIDVKEKITSRMAAVEKLDRHRSAWVRILEDLARNVPEFVWLNACREKPAPSIAADSTAAMTTDETASMRTAEVEGYSFTLNALAAFMIKMMRSEYFDDVELVSADEVSFDEAGQAASTSQRIQKGQKAYGFVLTCSVHYLSEEELRNLIANADQPDKPSTSTTSHRQLN
- the pilO gene encoding type 4a pilus biogenesis protein PilO; this encodes MDFKDSKTQKLAIAILAFFIVTYFWYSRAFSLYNNSIETKNQEFETITTNLRNVEMKAKSLDALQLEYADLVGRYHEIEALLPEVKQVPSLLVQMHTASSLTGTKITKVQPLTIESEDFYNVAPFAVEMVGTYHDFGRFISYVANFPFIANVERLQIKAQDAVVANAMIEEDRPVELGRKKETITASFVLSTYFVKEHERLEDLVL
- the pilM gene encoding type IV pilus assembly protein PilM translates to MFSLGKSKSTVGLDIGASSIKLVKLDHDKNGYSVSAIGIRELPPEAIVSDEIRDREAVIFNVQSLIDQTDPKIRDVVVSVSGHSVITDKFTIDKKTGPEAEQAILFETEQRAPFDVDDVSLDYHVIKTDDEINKMDILLVAARREFLRMYLELIEDCGLHPMIVDDDAFAIFNAYECNYEVDPTRVTALVNIGHDVTNVTYLSDGLFAATRDVSAGTREIFDAVQKEFRLNPELTSKAMKGEMSDSIDQDMFKATVVSATEELISGIELAFSYFKSQTKIEHIDWLVLSGGGALVPYLPEYVQSKLNVPLELANPLRNIDYDPELFQYLQPEKIAPLLTVAVGLAMRKVR